One Desulfobulbus propionicus DSM 2032 DNA segment encodes these proteins:
- a CDS encoding cation-translocating P-type ATPase — translation MNNRSITTNPSPAASPWHTLSPEAAFRELASSEAGLRQEEAQARLQIHGPNQIKRKPKDSILQLLWRQINNPLIWVLLGSGTLAVVLGKMTDGLVVLSVVVINAIIGFIQEFKAGRAIEALSDMVPQNATVIREGRNVTVPAIDLVPGDVVLLAAGDSVPADMRLVSLKNLQVEEAALTGESVPVEKTLVPVDKDAVLGDRTCMVYSGTLVTAGTATAVVAATGMGTELGRISDMLESAVDLDTPLTKKLAEVSTWITIGIVAVSVVILAVGVKRALDIAIPLGAALKETLIFAIALAVGAIPEGLPAVVTIALAIGVQRMARRNAIIRRLPAVETLGSTTVICSDKTGTLTCNEMTVTELMTPAATCRISGIGYDPVGSFTMDGQAVARLPEDLRDLLVKSVLCNDATLHHDNGQWSITGDPTEAALLVAAAKAGLTADEVNNRFPRLDAIPFASENQYMATLHGGETRTIVLKGAPEVVFKRCLQATDESLHQHIAAEMNRMGENGMRVLALAAKNWDGGDDLDEGAVSDGFTFLGLIGMIDPPREEAIEAITACHRAGITVKMITGDHRTTALAIGTDLKLAAGGRAVTGVELAAMEDEALNESVRTTNIFARVAPEHKLRLVKALQADNHIVAMTGDGVNDAPSLKQSNIGVAMGITGTAVSKESADIVLADDNFASISAAVEEGRRVYDNLIKSLAFLLPTNLGLALILIYGIIFFPFDPVTKVLLLPMLPTQLLWINLVAAVALALPLAFEVKEPDIMNRPPRRPEAPLFNTFVVFRVVAVSVLMTAGTIILFNMEYQQQLAGGVAESLALAKAQTIAVTFVIFFQIFYMIHCRSLKDNILKIGLFSNATVFWGIGVVLVLQALFVYLPLLQRVFKTAPLSLTDLGITLAASFVIFPLISLEKWVRSLARGRRTEDV, via the coding sequence AGCCCGGAGGCCGCGTTTCGGGAGCTGGCCAGCAGCGAGGCCGGACTGCGCCAGGAAGAGGCCCAGGCGCGGCTGCAGATCCACGGGCCCAACCAGATCAAGCGCAAACCCAAGGACAGCATATTGCAGCTTCTCTGGCGGCAGATCAACAATCCCCTCATTTGGGTCCTGCTCGGCTCGGGAACGCTGGCCGTGGTGCTGGGCAAGATGACCGACGGTTTGGTGGTGCTGTCGGTGGTGGTGATCAACGCCATCATCGGCTTTATTCAAGAATTCAAGGCCGGGCGGGCGATCGAGGCCCTGTCCGACATGGTGCCGCAAAACGCCACGGTCATCCGCGAGGGCAGAAACGTCACCGTGCCGGCTATTGATCTAGTGCCCGGCGACGTGGTCCTGCTGGCCGCCGGCGACAGCGTGCCGGCCGACATGCGGCTCGTCTCCCTGAAAAATTTGCAGGTCGAGGAGGCGGCGCTCACCGGCGAATCGGTGCCGGTGGAAAAAACGCTGGTCCCGGTCGACAAGGATGCGGTCCTGGGCGATCGTACCTGCATGGTCTACAGCGGCACCTTGGTCACCGCCGGCACGGCCACCGCCGTGGTCGCCGCCACCGGCATGGGCACCGAGCTGGGCCGCATTTCCGACATGCTGGAGAGTGCCGTGGATCTCGACACCCCGCTGACCAAGAAACTGGCCGAGGTCAGCACCTGGATCACCATCGGTATCGTCGCCGTGTCGGTGGTCATTCTCGCGGTCGGGGTCAAGCGGGCGCTCGACATCGCCATTCCGCTTGGCGCGGCCCTCAAGGAGACCCTGATCTTCGCCATCGCCCTGGCGGTCGGCGCCATACCCGAAGGCTTGCCGGCGGTGGTCACCATCGCGCTCGCCATCGGCGTGCAGCGCATGGCGCGGCGCAACGCCATCATTCGCCGCCTGCCGGCGGTGGAAACGCTTGGCTCGACCACGGTGATCTGTTCCGACAAGACCGGCACCCTGACCTGCAACGAGATGACCGTCACCGAATTGATGACTCCGGCCGCTACCTGCCGGATCAGCGGCATCGGCTATGATCCGGTGGGCAGCTTCACCATGGATGGGCAAGCCGTTGCCCGCCTGCCCGAGGATCTGCGCGATCTGCTGGTCAAGTCGGTGTTGTGCAACGATGCCACCCTGCACCATGACAACGGCCAGTGGTCGATCACCGGCGATCCAACCGAGGCGGCGCTGCTGGTGGCCGCGGCCAAGGCCGGACTGACGGCCGACGAGGTCAATAATCGGTTTCCCCGACTCGACGCCATCCCCTTTGCCTCGGAAAATCAGTACATGGCCACCCTGCACGGCGGCGAAACCCGGACCATCGTGCTCAAGGGCGCGCCCGAGGTGGTGTTCAAGCGCTGTCTGCAGGCGACGGACGAATCGCTGCACCAACACATCGCGGCCGAAATGAATCGCATGGGCGAAAACGGCATGCGGGTGCTGGCCTTGGCGGCCAAGAATTGGGACGGAGGAGACGACCTGGACGAGGGGGCGGTGAGCGACGGGTTCACCTTTCTCGGCCTGATCGGCATGATCGACCCGCCGCGCGAGGAGGCCATCGAGGCCATCACGGCCTGCCACCGGGCCGGGATCACGGTCAAGATGATCACCGGCGATCACCGGACCACCGCCCTGGCCATCGGCACCGACCTCAAGCTGGCGGCGGGCGGCCGGGCGGTCACCGGGGTCGAGCTGGCCGCCATGGAAGACGAGGCGCTCAACGAAAGCGTGCGGACCACCAATATTTTTGCCCGGGTGGCTCCGGAACACAAGCTGCGGCTGGTCAAGGCCCTGCAGGCGGATAACCACATCGTGGCCATGACCGGCGACGGGGTCAACGACGCGCCCTCACTCAAGCAGTCCAACATCGGCGTGGCCATGGGCATCACCGGCACGGCGGTGTCCAAGGAGTCGGCGGACATCGTCCTTGCCGACGACAACTTCGCCAGCATCAGCGCCGCGGTGGAGGAAGGACGGCGGGTCTACGATAACCTGATCAAATCGCTCGCCTTTCTCCTGCCCACCAACCTGGGGCTGGCCCTGATCCTGATCTACGGCATCATCTTCTTTCCCTTTGACCCGGTGACCAAGGTCCTGCTCCTGCCCATGCTGCCCACCCAGCTGCTGTGGATCAACCTGGTGGCCGCCGTGGCCCTGGCGCTACCGCTGGCCTTCGAGGTCAAGGAGCCGGACATCATGAACCGGCCGCCGCGCCGGCCCGAGGCGCCGCTGTTCAACACCTTTGTCGTCTTTCGGGTGGTGGCGGTGTCGGTGCTGATGACCGCCGGCACCATCATTTTGTTCAACATGGAATATCAGCAGCAGCTGGCCGGCGGCGTGGCCGAGTCCCTGGCCCTGGCCAAGGCCCAGACCATTGCCGTCACCTTTGTCATCTTTTTTCAGATTTTCTACATGATCCACTGCCGGTCGCTCAAGGACAACATCCTCAAGATCGGCCTGTTCAGCAATGCCACCGTGTTTTGGGGTATCGGCGTGGTTCTGGTCCTGCAGGCACTGTTCGTCTATCTGCCGCTGCTGCAACGGGTGTTCAAGACCGCGCCGTTGTCGCTCACCGATCTCGGCATCACGCTTGCGGCCAGCTTCGTGATCTTCCCGCTCATTTCCCTGGAAAAATGGGTTCGTTCCCTGGCCAGGGGCAGACGGACGGAAGACGTCTGA